A genomic segment from Fibrobacter sp. encodes:
- the rplX gene encoding 50S ribosomal protein L24 gives MANIKKNDNVKVISGAFKGKTGTVISVKAGKVTVKDVNVRKRHEKPSQTNQAGGIIEKEMPIDISNVMLLEGNTPVRTRVVREAGKKGVRTSVKTGKAV, from the coding sequence ATGGCTAACATCAAGAAGAATGATAACGTCAAGGTGATTTCCGGTGCCTTCAAGGGCAAGACCGGCACCGTGATCAGTGTCAAGGCCGGCAAGGTGACCGTCAAGGACGTGAACGTCCGCAAGCGTCACGAGAAGCCGTCTCAGACCAACCAGGCAGGTGGCATCATCGAAAAGGAAATGCCGATCGACATTTCTAACGTGATGCTCCTCGAAGGCAACACGCCTGTCCGTACTCGCGTCGTTCGCGAAGCCGGCAAGAAGGGCGTTCGTACCAGTGTCAAGACTGGAAAGGCTGTGTAA
- the rplN gene encoding 50S ribosomal protein L14, translating to MIQEETRLVVADNSGAKEVACIRVLGGTNRRYASIGDVIKVAVKDAIPQSKVKKGSVADAVVVRTRKEISRPDGTFIRFSDNAVVLITKDGEPRGTRIFGPVARELREKNYMKIISLAPEVL from the coding sequence ATGATTCAAGAAGAAACCAGACTCGTCGTGGCTGACAACAGTGGAGCCAAGGAAGTCGCCTGCATCCGTGTTTTGGGTGGCACGAACCGTCGCTATGCTAGCATCGGTGATGTCATCAAGGTAGCCGTTAAGGACGCTATCCCCCAGAGCAAGGTGAAGAAGGGTTCCGTGGCCGACGCCGTCGTCGTGCGCACACGCAAAGAAATCTCCCGTCCGGACGGAACGTTCATTCGTTTCTCGGACAACGCAGTCGTTCTCATCACCAAGGATGGTGAACCGCGTGGAACCCGTATTTTTGGACCGGTGGCTCGTGAGCTCCGCGAAAAGAATTACATGAAGATCATCTCCCTCGCACCTGAGGTTCTCTAA